One genomic window of Caldisericaceae bacterium includes the following:
- a CDS encoding carbohydrate kinase family protein: protein MKRVLVFGENAVDVIMKLNSFNIEEDHNNVAVSSKIDIGGSGINFARALFNLKETPIYFTPISKDFFGMSIRNFLDLKGINYFDVSSEKPTPVVISIIQDNKRFTIANILNTSYTDLDFDVFMNANLHFDYAYISGGLLTEKKPQEESIKIVEYIRNYSNMVFFDPQVRICVGTPNFKETAEKIISNSHVVFSNQKEIEYFNKNNIELFLNRGGILVIKMGENGARLIAKTQEYEVKGVYAKGNNLVGAGDVFNASFIKAIVSGENYKDALNFANTFAANFVERGFCDG, encoded by the coding sequence ATGAAAAGAGTCCTTGTGTTTGGAGAAAATGCTGTTGATGTAATCATGAAACTAAACTCATTTAATATTGAGGAAGATCATAATAACGTTGCTGTCTCATCTAAAATTGATATTGGAGGAAGTGGTATAAATTTTGCACGTGCACTTTTTAACCTAAAAGAAACTCCTATTTATTTTACTCCTATTTCTAAAGATTTTTTTGGTATGAGTATAAGAAATTTTTTGGATTTGAAAGGAATAAATTATTTTGATGTATCTTCAGAGAAGCCAACACCAGTTGTAATAAGTATTATCCAAGATAATAAACGTTTTACCATAGCGAATATTCTTAATACTTCTTATACTGATTTAGATTTTGATGTTTTTATGAATGCCAATCTTCACTTCGACTATGCTTATATATCTGGGGGATTGCTTACGGAAAAGAAACCACAGGAAGAGAGTATAAAAATTGTTGAATACATAAGAAATTACTCAAATATGGTGTTTTTTGACCCACAGGTAAGGATTTGTGTAGGGACACCCAATTTTAAAGAAACTGCAGAAAAAATAATTTCCAATTCGCATGTAGTTTTTTCAAACCAAAAAGAGATTGAGTATTTTAACAAAAACAATATAGAACTTTTTCTAAATAGGGGCGGTATATTAGTTATAAAGATGGGAGAAAATGGAGCGAGACTCATTGCAAAAACTCAAGAATATGAAGTTAAAGGTGTTTATGCAAAAGGGAATAATCTCGTTGGTGCAGGAGATGTTTTTAATGCTTCATTTATAAAAGCTATAGTTAGTGGTGAAAATTATAAGGATGCCTTGAATTTTGCTAATACCTTTGCTGCTAATTTTGTAGAAAGAGGCTTTTGCGATGGATGA